GGCAGGGTAAGAAAATCTTAATTCGATAATCCGGAAATGCCCAAGCCTTTGCATGTTCTTTTGTTCTAAGTAAAAAATTTAAAAATTTCACCTAAAAATCTGGGATTTATGTTAAAACCATTACAGAAATTAACCTTAATAGGTCCTTTGTTTCTGTGGACAGGTTTAAGTTTACCCGCGGAAGCCCAACTGTATACTGCATCAGCCAAAGCTTTGCCGGTTAAAACGTACGCTGCCAAACAGAAAAACGAGAAGGCCTTAAAAAGTATCCTGCATGAGTTGGAAACCCAATATAATGTTGGGTTTTTGTACGACAGCGAGCTGCTGGCCGACAAAATTTTTGACCTGAATACCCTGTCGCAATCGGCTAACGTAGAAGTTACTTTAAAACAGTTGCTGGCACCACTGCAACTAAGCTTCGAAAAAGCCAACGATAGCTATTATTTTATTTTACCCGCTGCCCCTGCGGTAACTTACTTTACGGCAAGTAGAACCAATGCAGCGGATGCTTCGCAGAAGAAGAACGTAGCTTTACAAATTACCGGTAGAATTACCGACGAAAAAAATGCGGGAGTGCCCGGTGCCACCGTTTTGCTAAAAGGTACTACCAACGGCACCACCACCAATGCCGAAGGTAATTTTAACCTGACTATACAGGACGATCAGAAAAATGATACTCTGGTTGTTTCTTTTATTGGCTACTTAACCAAAGAAGTACCTATTAATGGCCTGGCTACTATAAACGTACAACTAGCGCCCGATAATAAAGCCCTCGACGAAGTACTGGTAGTGGGTTATGGTACCCAAACCAAAGAATCCGTTACAGGAGCGGTATCGGGGGTTACGTCAAAAGATTTAGAACGGGTACATGCTTCTACGGTAAGTGCGGCCTTAGCCGGTAAAATCCCGGGGGTTTCTTTCCGGATGCCTGATGGCCGGCCCGGAGCCAGCGCTAATATCCAAATCCGGAACATGGGTAACCCTTTGTACGTGATTGACGGGGTGCAGCAGGATGCGGGTCAGTTTAATAATATTTCGCCGAACGATATCGAAAGCATCACGGTATTAAAAGATGCTTCGGCGGCGATTTACGGTTCCCGGGCGGCCAACGGGGTAGTAATTGTAACTACTAAACGCGGTAAAACCGGCAGTGGCAATACCATTAACGTAGATGCCTATACTGGCTGGCAAAACTGGGCGCGGTTCCCCGAAACCGTAAATGCCTATGAGTGGATGTCGGGTTTAGCCGATGCGCAAATGAACCAGCGCGGTAGCACTGATCCGAACTTATCGCCCGCGGAATTAGAAAAATGGCGGGCTGGTACGGAACCTGGTTACCGCAGCTTTGATTGGTACGACTTTATCGTAAAACCTAATGCGCCGTTAACTTCTATTAACGTTAATGCAACCGGTGGCTCCGAGCGAATTAACTATTACTTGTCTTTTACCCGGTTAGATCAAAATTCGGTTTTAGGGCGAGAGTTTACCTTTAAGCGTACCAACATTCAATCGAACATTGATGCCAAAATAACCAACCGCTTAAAAGTAGGGGTACAAATTAACGGCCGCATCGAAACCCGCGACAACCCTGGTGTACCCGGCGGCGATGATTACTGGGCACCGCGTTTTGCTCTTTTCCGGAACCGGCCTACCGAGCGGCCTTACGCCAACGATAATCCGAACTACGTAAACGACATTGGCCATAACGATACCAACTGGGGAATTTTAAATAAAAAGATTTCTGGTTACTGGACCGAAGACTGGCGGGTATTGCAAACCAATTTTAACGGCGAATACGAATTACCCATTAAAGGTTTAAAAGTATTGGGCAAATACTCGTATTATTTAGCCGACCGCGTAATGAACGGGCACGAATATACCTACGATGCCTACACCTACAATGCGCAAACCAACGAATACGTAAGAACCGGTGGCAGCACCAACCCGTGGCGCGAACGCGGCACGCACAAAGTAATTGCGACTACCTTACAAGGCCAGTTAAGCTACAATAACTCGTTCGGGAAACACAATGTAGGCGCCACCTTTGTAGCCGAAAGAATTGGCCGCAATGAGTTAGATGTATGGGTGCACGCGGTACCCAAAACCAATGCCTTGCCGATTATACAATTTGCCGACGTAGATACATACGACGATCGGGATTGGGATGAAGCCCGGATTGGCTACGTGGGCCGCGTAAATTACAACTTCGCCGACCGCTATTATTTAGAAGTAGGCGGCCGCCGCGATGCTTCCTGGAAATTTGCCCCGGAGCAACGGTGGGGTAATTTTGGTTCCATATCGGCGGGTTGGCGCATTACCGAAGAAGAATTTTTTAAAAATTTAAATCTTACCGCCTTATCTGATTTAAAATTCCGGGGTTCTTACGGGGTACTCGGCGACGATGATATTCAAAACGGATTTGGCGCTTTTGATTACATCGTGGGTTACAACTATCCGGACGGGGTAACTATCTTCGACGGGAATATTGTAGCGGGAGCCAGGCAAAACCGGGCGGTGCCTACCAATCAAATATCTTGGTTTACCAGTAAAATCACCGACATAGGCTTAGATTATGCTTTGTTTAATGGCCGCTTAGCGGGTTCCTTAGATTATTTCTACCGCAAACGTTCCGGTTTGTTCCAGAGCCGTTACGATGTGCTGGTGCCAAGCGAGTTGGGTTATACCTTACCTGCCGAAAACTTGCGGAGCGACGCCCAAATGGGAGGGGAGTTCTCGGTGAGCTATACCGGCAAAGTAAACGAAATTGATTTTAGCGTGGGCGGTAACGTGTCGTACTCCCGCAACCGAAACTTAGAATCGTATAAACCCATGTTCGGCAATTCCTGGGATCGGTACCGCAACTCTTCCGAAGACAGGTGGAACGGCACTTACTGGGGTTACGAAATACAAGGCCAGTTTCAGTCGCAGGAAGAAATTAATGCGTACCCAGTTAATATTGATGGCCAAGGTAATAAAACCTTACTGCCCGGCGACTTGATTTACAAAGATGTAAACAACGATGGAAAAATCGATGGCATGGACGAACGCCCCATTGGCTACCCCCGCGATAAAAACCCGATTGTAAACGTAGGTTTAAACTTATCTTTAGCTTACAAAGGCTTTGATGTTAAAGCTGATTTTTCGGGAGGTACCATGTATTCCTACAACCAAGGTTGGGAAATGCGCTGGCCTTACCAAAATACCGGTAACCTGCTGCGCCAGTTTTACGACGACAGATGGCACCGCCAGGATATGTATAACCTGGATAGCCCCTGGATTCCTGGCCGGTACCCGGCGCTACGTTTCAACGACGGCGGACATAGCAACTACAACCGCAATTCCGATTTTTGGTTAACCAACGTGCGCTACCTGCGGGCCCGTACCTTAGAGGTAGGCTATACCATTCCGCAAGCTTTACTCGATAAAGTAAAAATTAAAAGAGCCCGGATTTACGTGAATGCCTATAACCTGTTCTCCATCGATAATGTGAGCAAATTAGGTGTGGAGCCGGAAATCATGGATGAAAATGGTTTGCAGTATCCGCAAAATCGCTTTGTAAACCTCGGGGTAAATCTTTCTTTCTAATCCGTTACATCAATGAAAAAGAAAAAATATATCAGTTTTGTACTTGCCGGTTTGTTAACGCTGAGTTACGGTTGTAACGACGACTCCTTCCTGGACCGGGAACCTACCAATATTTTACTCGACGAGCAAGTCTGGAAAGATGAAAGTTTAGTGCTTTCAGTCTTGGCCAACTTGTATGGTCGCTTTCCGGATTTCCAAACCATAGAAAGTTGGGCAACATTCACCGACTTCGACGAAGCTTTTGCTTCGGCTTTTGGGGAGTATGGCCGTCACCGTAATACCGAATACGGTTATGGAAGTTGGGGATTCTGGGATTATGGGTATATCCGGGAAATAAATTTATTTATTCAAAAATGTGAAGCCACTACTGCTTTAAGCGAAACCACCAAAGCCCGGTTTTTAGCCGAAGCACGTTTTATCCGGGCCGGGGTTTACTTTGAAGCCGTTAAGCGGATGGGCGGGGTGCCGTTAATTCTGGAACCCTTAACTTACGACTACAGTGGCGATGCATCAGGGCTTCGTTACCCGAGAGCGAAAGAATACGAAATTTATGATTTTGTTATTAGCGAGCTTGAAGCTATAAAATCTACTTTGCCGGCCGAAGTAAATACAAAATCCCGGGCCACGAAAGGCGCTGCTTTAGCTATGAAAGCCCGGGCGGCCTTGTACGCTGGTTCAATCGCGAAGTACGGCGCTACTACTCCAAACGTGTCTTTGCCAAATGGCGAAGTAGGAATCCCGGCTGATAAGGCAAACGGCTATTATCAAACTGCTTTAACATCGGCCCAGGAAGTAATGACCCTGGGATACTCTTTATATAATAAGAAGCCCGATTTAGGTGAAAATTTTGCCAGCTTGTTCTACGATAAAGCCAATAACCCAGAAGCTATTTTTGTAGAAGATTTTAAATTGAAGAGCGGAAAAGTGCAGTCCTGGACTTTAGATAATCAGCCTCGGTTTCAATCTGAAGAACAGCAGGGCGGCCGGTTAAATCCGTCGTTAAATCTGGTGCAATCTTTCGAGAAACTGGATAACACTTTTGCCCCTTTCCCTATTTCCGACGAAAACGGGAACTTAATTCATTACAGCAACCCTACTGAATTATTTGCTGGGCGCGATGCCCGTTTATACGGCACCGTTATTTTACCAGGTACGCAGTTTAAAGCAAAAGATGTAGATATTTGGGCCGGTTACCTGCGCAAAGATGGCAGCATTGTAACTTCCGGTAATTTAGGCGGCCAGGCCGATGTGGATGGCGATGGCCAGAACGAACAAGTGGTAGGTTTTAGCGGCCCCATCGATAATTTGGAATTTAGCGCTCAAACCGGCTTTTACGTGCGCAAGTACATGGACCCTCAGGTAGGATCGGGGCAAATTGGTACACGGAGCGAGGTTTGGTGGATCCGGTATCGTTACGCCGAAGTATTGCTGAATGCCGCCGAAGCGGCTTTTGAATTAGAACAACCTGCCCTGGCTGCCGATTACCTGAACCAGGTACGTACCCGCGCTGGCTTAACTACGCCATTAACTACCGATGAAGTCACTTTCGACCGCATTGTACACGAACGTAAGGTAGAATTAGCTTTTGAAGGCCATCAGCTTTTTGATATGAAACGTTGGCGGTTAGCGCACCAGGTTTGGAACGGTTCCCGGATTAGTGTGCAGGATTTAACCAGCAATCTGGGCAAAGCCAATAAAGTAAGTACCATGGTGTATGGCTTATGGCCTTATAAATACTACGATCCGGCAAAACCAGGTACTTTCGACTGGGTTTTTAAAATTGTGCTGCCCAGCCAGGTTACCAATGCCGATCGTTTCCGGTTAGGTAATTACTATTCCCAGATCGGCGACGATATTGTGAATAACAATCCAAAAATTATCAGAAATCCGAATCAATAAGTTTTCACTTATCACATAAAGTATCATGAAATTTAAAATTCATTTATGCCTGATGTTGCTGCTGGGCTTGGGTTTAGTCTCCTGCGAATTCGATAACTACGATGAGCCGAAATCCATGCTAGAGGGCCGTTTGGTTTATAACGGCGAACCCATTAACGTAAGCTACAACGATGTGTCTTTTCAGTTGTGGGAGCCGGGTTGGCAGAAAAAAACACCCATTAACGTGGCCGTAGACCAGGATGGGTCGTACTCCACGGTTTTATTTAACAATACTTACAAATTAATTATTCAGCCGTTTCAAGGACCTTTTAAATCCAAAACAAACGATGTTACCAAGTCCGATACCATTCTGGTAGAAGTAAAAGGGAGCCAAACCTTTGATATTGAAGTGCTACCTTACTACATGATCCGGAGTGCCCAGCTTACCGGCAGCGGTAATAAAGCTTCGGCTACATTTAAAGTAGAGCAAATTATTACGGGTTTAGATGCTAAAAGCGTGGAGTTCGTCGGGTTTTATACCAATAAAACTTTCTTCGTGGACCGGAGCAGCAGTAACAATATTGCCTCGGCTACGCTTAACGGTGCCGACATTACTGATATGAACAACATTAGTTTAAGCGTAGATATTCCGGCTATCAATCCGGCGCAAAATTATGTGTACGGTCGGGTAGGGGTAAAAATTGCCGGCGTCGAAGACATGATTTTCTCGCCGGTTCAGAAAATAAACCTGTAGTATAAAAATTAAAAAGGTGCCCGGATTTGATTTTAGCCGGGTACCTTTTTTAGTTTTGCAGCTATCAAAATTAAAATTTTTAAAAAATTGCTTTTCTGGTTACCAGATTACCGGCAATAATGAATATGGCCTGGTAAGCAAAATCCGGAACAAAAGTTTTTTACCATTATACAATAAGCCGTTTCGAAAATAAAGCCATTAACTTAACGGCTCCTTAGCTAATGCCCGGCCAGCGATAAACCAGATAAAAGTAGTTGGCCGGTAAATTAATTATTCATTACACTATGATTAAAAAAAACGTTTTTCTTGCAGTAGTTTTCCTTTTTCAGTTTGGGTTTACCAAGGCGCAACAAACCAACTGGCAACCAGCAGGCAATAAAATTCGGACCGAATGGGCCAGTAAAGTTAATCCGGCTAACCCGTTACCCGAGTACCCCCGCCCGCAAATGGTTCGCGAAAATTGGCATAACCTCAACGGATTATGGGATTACGCGTTGCAACCCAAAAGCCAGGAAGCCACCAAGCCTGCTACTTTTAACGGTAAAATTTTGGTGCCCTTTGCCATTGAGTCGGCATTATCCGGAGTAGGTAAAACCGTGGGGAAAGACAGTGTATTGTGGTACCGGAAAACCATTACGGTTCCAAGTAAAATCAGAAAACAAAATGTGTTGCTGCATTTTGGCGCCGTAGATTGGTTAACCGAAGTATTTGTAAATGGCAAATCGGTGGGTACGCACCAGGGTGGCTACGATCCTTTTTTCTTTGATATTACCGCAGCTTTAAAATCTGGTAATCAGCAGGAAATTGCTGTACGCGTTTGGGACCCCACCGACGGTGGTCCGCAGCCGCGCGGCAAACAAGTTAAAAAGCCCGAAGGCATTTGGTATACACCGGTAACGGGCATTTGGCAAACGGTGTGGCTCGAAGGGGTACCTAAAACCTACATTACCGCAACCAAACAAACGCCCGATATTGATAAACAAGCCCTGCTGGTAAGCGCCCAGGTGCAAAATGCGCAAGCCGGCGATAAAATTAAAATTTCGGCTTGGGATGGTAAAAAGAAAGTAGCTGAGGAGGAAGTTGCCAGTGGCGCCGAGGCCACCTTAAACGTAGCCAATGCCAAGTTATGGACCCCGGAAACCCCATTTTTGTATGATTTGCGGGTAGCAATAGTACGTAAAGGCAAAACCGTAGACGAGGTAAAAAGTTACTTTGCCATGCGTAAAATCAGCATGGCAACTGATGCTAACGGTACTCAGCGCATGTTGTTAAACAATAAATTCGTGTTTCAGTATGGTCCCCTGGACCAAGGTTGGTGGCCCGATGGTTTATACACGGCTCCCACCGACGAAGCTTTGGTGTATGACATTCAGAAGACCAAAGAAATGGGCTTTAACATGATCCGGAAACACGTAAAAGTAGAACCGGCTCGTTGGTATAACTACTGCGATAAAATGGGCGTGCTGGTATGGCAAGATATGCCGAGCGGCGATTTGGGAGCCCGTTGGGTAACGCAACCGGGTATTGAAATGCTGAACGCCGACATGACCCGTACGCCGGAATCGGAGAAAATCTACCGCCAGGAGTGGACCGAAATTATGCAAGACTTGCACAACTTCCCGAGTATCGTAGTGTGGGTACCGTTTAACGAAGCCTGGGGCCAATTTAAAACCGTAGAAATTACCAACTGGACCATGCAGAAAGACCCATCCCGGCTGATTAACAGTGCCAGTGGTGGTAATTTCCATCCGGTAGGGCATATTATCGACTTGCATAATTATCCAGCACCGGCTATGCCGCGGGCGGATTTGTTTGGTGCTAAACAAGTTATTGTTTTGGGTGAGTTTGGCGGTTTAGGATTACCGCTAACCGGACACACCTGGCAGCAAAAAGATAACTGGGGTTACCAAAGTTTCAAAAACGCCGAAGAATTATTTGCCCGCTACTCCAAGTTTATGGATACCATGACGGAGCTAATTAAAGTTGGTTTATCAGCGGCCGTTTACACCCAAACCACCGATGTAGAAGTAGAAACCAATGGCCTGATGACTTACGACCGCAAAGTAATAAAAGTGCCCATGACCCAGTTAAAACAAGTACATACTAAATTGTACGATTCCGGATTAGTTAATTTAAAGTAAATAATCCATTAAAGCCTCTTCTCCCGTGTGAGAAGAGGCTTTAATTTTAAAAAAGATTAATATAGTTGATGCCGGTATGCTGCCGTTTTGTCTAAATTTAGTTAAGTGGGTGTTTTACATATTTAAAATTTTAAATTTTAAAAATTTCCTCCATCTACTATGCAACAAATAGCGTTAGCCAGGTGCAAAGAACGACGCTAAACTGTTCGAGCGTTCAGCGAGTTTTTGGCGTCTTGACTTTTTTGGTTCTTTTTGTGTCAAGACAAAAAGAACAAGACTTGGGCAATGAAACAACTTCAATCAACAATCAAAGCGAGAACAGTAGCTATGCGAACAAGAATCTATTACTCCAATAGCAAGTCACGGCAGTAACTTCCGCGCCATAGTACCCAATAGTTGTTAATTTGAAAATCTCGAAAGTAAATCTGGATCATAAGGTGGGGAAGTAAATTTGAAGCTTCGTATGATAATGCAAACCAGAACGGAATTTTGCAAAACCTGCAAGGCAAACCATTAACTTATTTAGTCAAGATATTGATATTGTACCAGTACCTTAATTTTTTAAACTTTCTTACCGTAGCACACATCAATTCAACTACTCCCGTTTAAAGTGAAAGTAATTCTAACAAGAGAAATCAAATACAACTTTCCCCAAGACAAACTTATTACCAGCGTAAATTAGCTCGAATGAAAAAATTAGTTGCCTGTATTTTTATTTTTTTTAAATTTCTTGATTTACAAGCCCAACAAATGCGGCCCCCGGCGGTACCATTAGTTACCATCGATCCGTATACCAGCGTATGGTCGTTTGCGGATAAGTTAAACGAAGAACCTACCAAACACTGGACCGGCCGAAACCAACCTTTAAACGGATTAATAAGAGTAGATGGCAAAACTTACCAGTTTTTAGGCGCCGAAGCTCCCGTTTACCAAACCATCGTACCTACGGCAGTAAGCGAAGCCTATCCGGTGCAATACACTTTTGAAAAGCCCGCCAGCGATTGGATGAAGCCTGGTTTTAGTGCCACAGCCTGGAAAGCCGGCAAAGGTTCGCTGGGTTCCGATAACATGAACCCGAAACCAACTACCTCCTGGAATACCGAAGAAGTTTGGCTGCGTCGTGAAATTAACTTGCCCGAGGTAAATCCGGAGCAGTTAATCTTAACCATGTTTCACGACGATAACGTGGAATTGTATATTAACGGCCTGCCCGCCTACCAATGCGAATGCTTTACAAATAAATACCAGCAATATCCTTTAAGCAAAGAAGTAAAAGCTTCTTTAAAAAAAGGTAAAAACCTGCTAGCCGCCCACGTAAAAAATACCGCTGGCCCCTCCTTAATTGATTTTGGCTTCTTGAAAGAACTACCCGCCACGGTAGTTGTAGATAAAGCCCGGCAAAAAGCGGTGCAGGTAAATGCTACTCAGAGCGTTTACGATTTTACCGCCGGCCCCGTAGACTTAAAAGTAACTTTTACCTCGCCTTTACTCCTGAACAAACTCGATATTTTAGCGCGACCCGCTTCTTATATTACCTGGCAGGCCAAAGCCAACGATGGTAAAACCCACGAGGTAAAAGTGTATTTTGATGCCGCCGCCGACTTAGCCGTAGACCAACCTGACCAAAAAGTTGCCTGGAAAAAAACAATCACCAATAATTTAAACGTATTGCGCGTAGGTACCTCGGAGCAAAAAGTGCTGGGTAAAAAAGGCGATGACGTGCGCATTGATTGGGGATATTTGTACGTAGCCGCTCCGCAATCCGCCCAAACCGGTACTACCATTACCACCGGAGCAGCCGCCCGGGCCGCTTTTACCAAAACCGGGGCTTTAACCACAACCCTGGACACCAACCTGCCCCGGGCTGCCAGCGATAAAACGGTTGCTTTAGTGGTAGTACAAAATTTAGGTAAAGTAGGTGCAACGCCGGTTAGCAACCACGTTACGTTAGGTTACGATGATATTTACTCGGTAGAGTTTTTTGGTAAAAAGTTACCGGCCTGGTGGCGCCGCGATGGTAACGCTACTGCCGAAACCATGCTGGCCGCTGCCGAAAAAGAGTACAGTTCTTTAATTAATCAATGTGCTGCTTTTGATAAACGCCTGTACGCCGATGCCCTAAAAGCTGGCGGCGAGGCTTACGCCAAGCTTTGTGCCTTAAGTTACCGCCAGGCCATTGCGGCGCATAAACTGGTGGCTAATACCGATGGTACACCTTTATTTTTCTCGAAAGAAAACTTTAGTAATGGCTCTATTGGTACCGTAGATATTACTTATCCGTCGGCCCCGTTGTTTTTGTTGTACAACCCGGTATTGGTGCAAGGCATGATGGAGCCTATTTTTTACTATTCCGAGAGTGGTAAATGGAACAAGCCTTTTGCCGCCCACGACGTAGGAACTTACCCTTTAGCCAACGGCCAAACCTACGGCGAAGATATGCCCGTGGAAGAATCCGGTAACATGCTGATTTTAACCGCGGCCATTGCCAAAGCCGAAAAGAACGCGAACTACGCCAAAAAACATTGGAAAGTATTAACCACCTGGGCCGAATATTTAAAAAAAGAAGGCTTTGACCCTGCCAATCAATTGTGCACCGACGATTTTGCCGGCCATATAGCCCGCAATGCCAACTTATCTATAAAAGCCATTTTGGGCCTGGCCAGTTACGGCCAATTAGCCGGGCAGTTAGGTGATACCAAAACCGCCGAAGCTTACCAAAACTTGGCCAAAGAAATGGCGCAAAAATGGATGCAGCTCGCCAATGCCGGCGATCATTACAGCCTGGTTTTTGAAAAACCCAATACTTGGAGCCAGAAGTATAACTTGGTTTGGGATGAGTTATTGGATTTAAACATTTTCCCGGACGAAGTGGAGGAACGCGAAATTAAATACTACCTCACCAAGCAACAATCCTACGGCTTACCCCTCGATAGCCGCAAAACCTACACCAAAAGCGACTGGATAATCTGGACGGCTACCATGGCCAACAATCCCGAAGATTTTCAAAAATTAGTTCAACCCGTTTTTAAATACGTAAACGAAACCACCACCCGCATGCCCATCAGCGACTGGCACGAAACTACCGATGGAAAATCGGTGGGCTTCCGGGCGCGTTCCGTGGTAGGGGGTTATTATATTAAAATGCTCGATCAGAAATTAAAATAAACGCGCTTTTTAAATTTTAAGATAAACCCGCTGCATCATAATAGATCCGGCGGGTTTATTTTTACCCGGATGCAACTAGAACAATATCCTGAATTAGTGGCGAGCTGGAAGGAGCTTTTCTTTCTTTTTTGGCAGATTTGGGTAGGCTATCCCAACTTCTTACGCCTTAATTTTTAAAATTATGCAGTATTGTTATGGGGAGTTTTTATCTAAAAACAGAACTAAGGTATTCATTATGAGCTATCCACAAAAGCGATAAATCTTTTTCTGGATTTTTTAAAAAAATATCTTCAATTTAAAGGTTTACCTGCTAAAAAATATAACACATCTATGTCTAAATACAGAAGTAGCGATTGGTTTGGCAAAACCGATAAAATGGGATTTATATACCGGAGCTGGATGAAAAACCAGGGTTATCCGGAAGATATGTTTGATGGTAGACCGGTTATTGGTATTTGTAATACCTGGTCGGAGTTAACGCCCTGTAATGCGCATTTACGCGATATTGCCGAAGTGGTAAAACGCGGCGTGTACGAAGCCGGCGGTTTCCCGCTGGAATTCCCGATTATGTCGCTGGGCGAAACTTTGCTTAAACCAACCGCAATGCTGTTCCGCAACTTAGCCAGCATGGATGCTGAAGAATCGATCCGGGGCAACCCAATAGACGGGGTGGTGCTTTTAACCGGTTGCGATAAAACCACGCCTTCTACAGTAATGGGTGCGGCCAGCGTAAATTTGCCTACCATTGTGGTGCCCGGCGGACCGATGCTGAATGGTAAATTCCAAGGCCAGGATATTGGCTCGGGTACTTCCGTTTGGAAATTTGCCGCCGACGTGAAAACCGGTAAAATGCTGCAGGAAGATTATATGTTCGCCGAAAGCTGCATGTCACGGAGTGCCGGTCACTGCATGACCATGGGTACGGCATCCACCATGGCGTGTATGGTAGAATCATTAGGCTTAACCTTGCCGGGAGCCGCTGCTATTCCGGCTGTAGATTCCCGGAAGAAAGTACTGGCGCACTTATCCGGCCGCCGGATTGTAGAAATGGTAAAAGAAGATTTGCGGATTTCGAAAGTGTTAACCCGCGAAGCTTTTGAAAATGCAATTAAAGTAAACGCAGCCGTAGGTGGTTCTACCAATTTAATTATTCACTTAACCGCTATTGCCGGCCGTATTGGCGTGGAGCTAAACCTGGAAGATTACGATGATTTAGGCAGTAAAATTCCGTTGCTGTTAAACTTAATGCCTTCCGGAAAGTACCTGATGGAAGACTTTTTCTACGCGGGCGGTTTGCCGGTAATTATAAACGAACTGCGGGATCACCTGCACATGAATACCACTACCGTAACCGGTAAAGGCCACGCCGAAAACATAAAAGGCAAGATAAACTGCTATAATACCGAGGTAATTGCGCCCATTTCTAACCCATTGATTAAAGAAGGCGGTATTGCGGTATTAAAAGGTAATCTGGCCGAGAATGGCGCGGTAATTAAACCTTCGGCGGCAACACCAGAATTAATGGTGCATCGTGGCCGCGCCGTGGTATTCGAAACCATTGAAGATTACCATGCTTTGGTAGACGATCCGGATCTAGACATCGACGAAACCTGTGTTATGGTTTTAAAAAATGTGGGTCCAGTGGGTTACCCAGGCATGCCCGAAGTGGGTAATATGACTTTACCGAAAAAGATTTTGGAAAAAGGCGTGGTGGATATGGTGCGTATTTCGGATGGCCGCATGAGTGGTACTGCTTATGGCACCGTAGTATTGCACGTTTCGCCGGAAGCTGCCATTGGCGGTACCTTAGCCGTAGTGCAAAACGGCGACTTTATTGAATTAGATGTGCCAAATCGCCGCTTGCACCTGGATGTACCAGAAGAAGAAATCGCCCGCCGGAAGCAAAAGTGGCAACAACCTGCCCCGGTTGCCGACCGCGGTTACGTAAATATGTACATCAAACACGTGCAGCAAGCCGACAAAGGCGCCGACCTGGACTTCTTAGTAGGCGGCTCCGGCGATAAAGTAAGCCGCGATTCACATTAATTTAGTTGAAAGGTTGGAAAGTTAGCAGGTTGAAAAG
The sequence above is a segment of the Adhaeribacter swui genome. Coding sequences within it:
- a CDS encoding RagB/SusD family nutrient uptake outer membrane protein, whose amino-acid sequence is MKKKKYISFVLAGLLTLSYGCNDDSFLDREPTNILLDEQVWKDESLVLSVLANLYGRFPDFQTIESWATFTDFDEAFASAFGEYGRHRNTEYGYGSWGFWDYGYIREINLFIQKCEATTALSETTKARFLAEARFIRAGVYFEAVKRMGGVPLILEPLTYDYSGDASGLRYPRAKEYEIYDFVISELEAIKSTLPAEVNTKSRATKGAALAMKARAALYAGSIAKYGATTPNVSLPNGEVGIPADKANGYYQTALTSAQEVMTLGYSLYNKKPDLGENFASLFYDKANNPEAIFVEDFKLKSGKVQSWTLDNQPRFQSEEQQGGRLNPSLNLVQSFEKLDNTFAPFPISDENGNLIHYSNPTELFAGRDARLYGTVILPGTQFKAKDVDIWAGYLRKDGSIVTSGNLGGQADVDGDGQNEQVVGFSGPIDNLEFSAQTGFYVRKYMDPQVGSGQIGTRSEVWWIRYRYAEVLLNAAEAAFELEQPALAADYLNQVRTRAGLTTPLTTDEVTFDRIVHERKVELAFEGHQLFDMKRWRLAHQVWNGSRISVQDLTSNLGKANKVSTMVYGLWPYKYYDPAKPGTFDWVFKIVLPSQVTNADRFRLGNYYSQIGDDIVNNNPKIIRNPNQ
- a CDS encoding DUF3823 domain-containing protein; protein product: MKFKIHLCLMLLLGLGLVSCEFDNYDEPKSMLEGRLVYNGEPINVSYNDVSFQLWEPGWQKKTPINVAVDQDGSYSTVLFNNTYKLIIQPFQGPFKSKTNDVTKSDTILVEVKGSQTFDIEVLPYYMIRSAQLTGSGNKASATFKVEQIITGLDAKSVEFVGFYTNKTFFVDRSSSNNIASATLNGADITDMNNISLSVDIPAINPAQNYVYGRVGVKIAGVEDMIFSPVQKINL
- a CDS encoding SusC/RagA family TonB-linked outer membrane protein, translating into MLKPLQKLTLIGPLFLWTGLSLPAEAQLYTASAKALPVKTYAAKQKNEKALKSILHELETQYNVGFLYDSELLADKIFDLNTLSQSANVEVTLKQLLAPLQLSFEKANDSYYFILPAAPAVTYFTASRTNAADASQKKNVALQITGRITDEKNAGVPGATVLLKGTTNGTTTNAEGNFNLTIQDDQKNDTLVVSFIGYLTKEVPINGLATINVQLAPDNKALDEVLVVGYGTQTKESVTGAVSGVTSKDLERVHASTVSAALAGKIPGVSFRMPDGRPGASANIQIRNMGNPLYVIDGVQQDAGQFNNISPNDIESITVLKDASAAIYGSRAANGVVIVTTKRGKTGSGNTINVDAYTGWQNWARFPETVNAYEWMSGLADAQMNQRGSTDPNLSPAELEKWRAGTEPGYRSFDWYDFIVKPNAPLTSINVNATGGSERINYYLSFTRLDQNSVLGREFTFKRTNIQSNIDAKITNRLKVGVQINGRIETRDNPGVPGGDDYWAPRFALFRNRPTERPYANDNPNYVNDIGHNDTNWGILNKKISGYWTEDWRVLQTNFNGEYELPIKGLKVLGKYSYYLADRVMNGHEYTYDAYTYNAQTNEYVRTGGSTNPWRERGTHKVIATTLQGQLSYNNSFGKHNVGATFVAERIGRNELDVWVHAVPKTNALPIIQFADVDTYDDRDWDEARIGYVGRVNYNFADRYYLEVGGRRDASWKFAPEQRWGNFGSISAGWRITEEEFFKNLNLTALSDLKFRGSYGVLGDDDIQNGFGAFDYIVGYNYPDGVTIFDGNIVAGARQNRAVPTNQISWFTSKITDIGLDYALFNGRLAGSLDYFYRKRSGLFQSRYDVLVPSELGYTLPAENLRSDAQMGGEFSVSYTGKVNEIDFSVGGNVSYSRNRNLESYKPMFGNSWDRYRNSSEDRWNGTYWGYEIQGQFQSQEEINAYPVNIDGQGNKTLLPGDLIYKDVNNDGKIDGMDERPIGYPRDKNPIVNVGLNLSLAYKGFDVKADFSGGTMYSYNQGWEMRWPYQNTGNLLRQFYDDRWHRQDMYNLDSPWIPGRYPALRFNDGGHSNYNRNSDFWLTNVRYLRARTLEVGYTIPQALLDKVKIKRARIYVNAYNLFSIDNVSKLGVEPEIMDENGLQYPQNRFVNLGVNLSF